From Terriglobia bacterium, the proteins below share one genomic window:
- a CDS encoding sugar phosphate isomerase/epimerase: protein MQFGCCGSLISPSTDPIGIEMVETMAEIGFDYIELSLADLAALPERAFSGLARRVERSGIRCEACNNFFPPRIRLTGAEARLNTALDYAGRALDRAARLGARIIVFGSAGAKNVPDGFSKTDAWRQIVALLKRLGPVAAEHNLTIAIEPINKREANIVNLVADGLRLAREVRHSNIQLLVDFYHFMLEREDLAILAEAGPAIRHVHFAKVEGRGFPAAREPDYAGFFDTLRHVGYSGRCSIEACTTDFPTDARRALHMLRVQDKPAADCTGAPKQPTA, encoded by the coding sequence ATGCAATTTGGGTGCTGCGGCAGTCTGATCTCGCCCTCGACGGATCCCATCGGCATCGAGATGGTCGAGACGATGGCGGAGATCGGATTCGATTATATCGAGTTGTCGCTGGCGGATCTGGCTGCGTTGCCGGAGCGGGCGTTTTCCGGCCTGGCACGGCGTGTGGAACGGTCCGGCATCCGGTGTGAGGCCTGCAACAACTTCTTCCCGCCCCGGATCCGTCTGACCGGGGCCGAGGCTCGCTTGAATACGGCGCTCGATTATGCCGGCCGCGCCCTGGACCGAGCCGCCCGCCTGGGCGCGCGCATCATCGTATTCGGCAGCGCGGGTGCCAAAAACGTTCCCGATGGATTTTCCAAAACCGACGCATGGCGCCAAATCGTTGCCTTGCTCAAGCGACTGGGTCCTGTGGCTGCAGAGCACAACCTCACGATCGCGATCGAGCCGATCAACAAGCGGGAAGCCAACATCGTCAACCTGGTTGCCGACGGATTGCGTCTTGCCCGCGAGGTCAGGCATAGTAACATTCAACTGCTCGTCGATTTCTATCATTTCATGCTGGAGCGGGAGGACCTGGCGATCCTCGCCGAGGCAGGGCCCGCGATCCGCCACGTGCACTTCGCGAAGGTCGAGGGAAGAGGCTTCCCTGCCGCGCGGGAACCGGACTACGCCGGTTTCTTCGATACCCTGCGGCACGTGGGTTATTCGGGCCGGTGCAGTATTGAAGCGTGCACGACCGATTTCCCAACCGACGCTCGACGTGCGCTCCATATGTTGCGCGTTCAGGACAAGCCCGCGGCGGACTGCACCGGCGCTCCGAAGCAGCCCACGGCTTGA
- a CDS encoding glycoside hydrolase family 127 protein, producing the protein MTRREMMGTVGKAAAASVAITPLMQTLIVSGVIAADEPLNAIAGVDRVTVLPGKTYLMGWAGFGGEPARQGMGGRGGVPAAPTPASIDFQMIQGANPPSRFVPLSVEGATSGTVSAGAPKPAWLSVTPQSWNSAQGRGGGRGGGSRILTLTVNAAPLSFGSYQTLPASAEALPPGNYQTTVTVNAPGAANPAQTIAVNLRILPGSFNWSKVSGPGTVTFADPKSLATTATFSTPGAYVLKLTVKSGETTASSDFNVSVETPPPAKQLDAVYTKPFKINSPLWNARAKALTTSWIPHCIDQINRTDLTLGPGGIDNFIEAAKALRGEPHAAHKGYVFSNAWVHQTVESMSIALMVDPQGDPEIIKAHEKFRATLDDWIPKILAAQHPDGYLQTAFTLRNVDRWPDRWTPQGRGNHEGYTAGYFIESAINHYLMTDKKDARLYNAAKKLADCWCDNLGPAPKKEWFDGHQEMEQALVRFGRFVNDMEGGGKGNRYIQLAKFLLDNRKNGTEYDQSHLPVIQQYEAVGHAVRAVYTYSGMADVAVETHDPDYQSAVKSIWDNVVNKKYYFTGGVGSGETSEGFGPNYSLRNGAYCEACSSCGEIFFQWKMNLAYHDARYADQYELTMFNALLGAVDLEGKNFYYRNPLDAVELRSPWDACPCCVGNIPRTLLMLPTWVYAKSEDGVYVNLFVGSTINLENIAGTDIQMVQATDYPWNGKVSITVNPKKQKTFSVRVRVPNRDVSVLYKGTPDANGITTLKVNGSAVKPSIDRGYAVITRAWKTGDKIDLELPMKVQRVKASDKIAATQNKVALRYGPLVYNIERADQDITTPISSTAALTTEWKGDLLGGVMVIKGSFADGSPMMAIPNFARTNRGPAPPPPPPPQPQQQAGGQPAARPAPRPPTSIVWIPEK; encoded by the coding sequence ATGACTCGCCGGGAAATGATGGGGACCGTCGGCAAGGCGGCAGCGGCATCGGTGGCCATCACTCCCCTCATGCAGACTCTCATCGTCTCCGGCGTCATCGCCGCGGATGAGCCGCTGAACGCCATTGCGGGCGTCGATCGCGTCACCGTGCTCCCGGGAAAGACCTACCTGATGGGCTGGGCCGGATTCGGCGGCGAACCGGCGAGGCAGGGGATGGGAGGCAGAGGAGGAGTTCCTGCGGCACCGACTCCGGCGTCCATTGATTTTCAGATGATCCAGGGCGCCAATCCCCCCAGCCGGTTTGTTCCTCTGTCCGTAGAGGGAGCCACGAGCGGGACTGTGTCAGCGGGTGCTCCCAAGCCCGCGTGGTTGTCGGTCACGCCCCAATCCTGGAATAGCGCACAGGGCCGGGGTGGGGGCCGCGGCGGAGGCAGCCGCATTTTGACTCTGACCGTAAATGCCGCACCTCTTTCTTTCGGCAGCTACCAGACGTTGCCTGCCAGTGCCGAGGCGCTTCCTCCCGGCAACTATCAGACGACCGTTACGGTCAATGCACCTGGGGCCGCCAATCCGGCGCAGACGATCGCCGTGAACCTCCGCATTCTTCCCGGCAGTTTCAATTGGAGCAAAGTGTCCGGCCCCGGAACCGTTACATTTGCGGATCCCAAGTCGCTCGCGACGACCGCGACGTTTTCCACTCCTGGCGCCTATGTCCTGAAGCTCACGGTCAAATCCGGTGAAACAACCGCTTCGTCGGACTTCAATGTTTCGGTGGAAACACCCCCGCCTGCGAAGCAACTGGACGCCGTCTATACTAAGCCCTTCAAGATCAACAGCCCGCTGTGGAACGCCCGCGCGAAGGCCCTGACCACCAGCTGGATCCCCCACTGCATCGACCAGATCAACCGGACCGATCTGACCCTGGGGCCGGGCGGCATCGACAATTTCATTGAAGCCGCCAAGGCGTTGCGCGGGGAGCCGCACGCCGCCCACAAGGGATACGTGTTCTCCAATGCCTGGGTCCATCAGACGGTCGAATCGATGAGCATCGCGCTGATGGTCGATCCCCAGGGCGATCCGGAAATCATCAAGGCCCATGAAAAATTCCGGGCGACCCTGGACGACTGGATCCCGAAGATCCTGGCCGCACAGCACCCAGACGGCTACCTGCAGACGGCCTTCACGCTACGCAACGTGGACCGCTGGCCGGATCGCTGGACGCCCCAAGGCAGGGGCAATCACGAAGGCTACACCGCCGGGTACTTCATCGAGTCGGCGATCAATCACTACCTTATGACCGACAAGAAAGATGCGCGCCTGTACAACGCGGCCAAGAAGCTGGCCGACTGCTGGTGCGACAACCTCGGGCCGGCCCCCAAGAAAGAATGGTTCGACGGCCACCAGGAAATGGAACAGGCCCTGGTGCGCTTCGGGCGTTTCGTCAACGACATGGAGGGCGGCGGCAAGGGCAACCGCTATATCCAGCTCGCGAAATTCTTGCTCGACAACCGGAAAAACGGCACCGAGTACGACCAGAGCCATCTGCCCGTCATTCAGCAGTATGAGGCGGTGGGGCACGCGGTGCGCGCCGTTTACACCTACTCGGGCATGGCCGATGTCGCCGTGGAAACGCACGATCCCGACTACCAGAGTGCCGTCAAATCGATCTGGGACAACGTCGTCAATAAGAAATACTACTTCACAGGCGGCGTAGGCAGCGGCGAGACCTCGGAAGGGTTTGGTCCCAACTACTCGCTGCGCAACGGCGCCTATTGCGAAGCCTGTTCCAGTTGCGGTGAAATTTTCTTCCAATGGAAGATGAACCTGGCGTATCACGACGCCAGGTATGCGGATCAGTATGAGTTGACGATGTTCAATGCCCTCCTGGGCGCGGTGGACCTCGAAGGAAAGAACTTCTACTACCGGAATCCGCTGGATGCCGTTGAACTTCGCTCCCCTTGGGATGCCTGCCCATGCTGCGTAGGCAACATTCCCAGGACTCTGCTCATGCTCCCGACGTGGGTTTATGCCAAGAGTGAAGACGGCGTCTATGTCAATCTCTTCGTCGGAAGTACGATAAACCTGGAAAACATAGCGGGCACCGACATTCAAATGGTGCAGGCCACGGATTATCCCTGGAACGGCAAGGTATCCATCACCGTCAATCCCAAAAAGCAAAAAACCTTCAGCGTAAGGGTTCGTGTTCCGAATCGTGACGTGAGCGTCCTTTACAAGGGCACGCCCGATGCGAATGGCATCACTACTTTGAAAGTCAACGGGTCGGCGGTGAAGCCCTCCATCGACAGAGGGTATGCCGTGATCACGCGGGCGTGGAAGACTGGGGACAAGATCGACCTCGAACTCCCCATGAAGGTGCAGCGCGTCAAAGCCAGCGACAAGATTGCGGCAACCCAGAACAAGGTGGCCCTGCGCTACGGACCTCTTGTTTACAACATCGAAAGAGCCGACCAGGACATCACAACGCCCATCAGCTCTACAGCCGCTCTGACCACTGAGTGGAAGGGAGATCTTCTGGGAGGAGTGATGGTGATCAAAGGCTCCTTTGCCGACGGCTCTCCGATGATGGCAATACCCAACTTTGCCCGGACCAATCGCGGTCCCGCGCCGCCGCCCCCACCGCCGCCTCAGCCGCAGCAGCAGGCCGGCGGACAGCCCGCGGCTCGCCCGGCGCCTCGTCCTCCCACATCCATCGTTTGGATCCCGGAGAAGTAA
- a CDS encoding beta-xylosidase, giving the protein MMKRLAAGWLLLCAAILETAVPGQGNQDVVTITVDASQPGAPLRQVWPFFGFDECNYATAPNARALMKSLGASQPDPVYIRSHFLLNTGNGVPALKWGSTNAYTEDVAGTPVYDWKIMDGIFDSIVNSGVRPLVEIGFMPKALSVKPDPYQHVYPPNQWAGWAFPPNDYQKWAGLIREWARHSAARYRGAEATWLWELWNEPDIFYWQGTFDEYCKLFDYTENALHGVLPKAILGGPHTTSPSYRRPAAWLRDFLEHCRSGVNSATGKTGTRLDYVGFHSKGSTSFVNGHARTNLAGNLANNKAGFEIVAGFPEYKNTPIIIGECDPEGLAAQSSTVQPANGYRNGSAYAAYEAAMMKHTLDLAERTGVNVKGILTWAFMFEGRDYFEGFRTLATNGIHKPVLNVFKTLGMLKGKRIRLASSGALGVDKIIAEKVIGQPDIDGLATASADAAQIILWNYHDDVAVAPAAAIRMSVRAPDASIKRARVTHYRIDETHSNAYTRWLQAGSPKAPTPEQLAEFKKAGQLELFEAPRTIELKSGQLPLEFELPRLGVSFIETRWIR; this is encoded by the coding sequence ATGATGAAGAGACTCGCAGCCGGCTGGCTGTTGTTGTGCGCGGCCATCCTGGAGACGGCGGTGCCGGGGCAAGGCAACCAGGATGTCGTAACCATCACTGTCGACGCTTCGCAACCCGGCGCGCCGTTGCGGCAGGTCTGGCCTTTCTTCGGTTTCGACGAGTGCAACTACGCCACGGCGCCGAATGCGCGCGCTCTGATGAAATCGTTGGGCGCCTCGCAGCCGGATCCCGTGTACATCCGCTCGCATTTTCTGCTTAACACCGGCAATGGCGTCCCCGCGCTCAAGTGGGGTTCGACGAACGCCTACACAGAAGATGTTGCCGGGACTCCTGTCTATGACTGGAAGATCATGGACGGCATTTTCGATTCGATCGTGAACTCGGGTGTGAGGCCGCTCGTCGAAATCGGTTTCATGCCCAAGGCGCTGTCCGTCAAACCTGATCCTTATCAACACGTATATCCACCGAATCAATGGGCCGGCTGGGCCTTCCCGCCCAACGATTATCAAAAATGGGCAGGCCTGATCCGCGAGTGGGCGCGCCACAGCGCTGCTCGTTACCGCGGGGCGGAGGCCACATGGCTCTGGGAGTTGTGGAATGAGCCGGATATTTTCTATTGGCAGGGGACGTTCGACGAATACTGCAAGTTGTTCGACTATACCGAGAATGCGCTCCACGGGGTGCTGCCGAAGGCCATTTTGGGCGGGCCGCACACGACCAGCCCTTCCTATCGCAGGCCGGCAGCCTGGCTGCGTGATTTCCTCGAGCACTGCCGCAGCGGCGTGAATTCTGCCACGGGGAAAACCGGCACGCGCCTGGATTACGTGGGATTCCACTCCAAAGGCTCCACTTCCTTTGTGAATGGCCATGCGCGCACGAACCTCGCGGGCAACCTGGCCAACAACAAGGCCGGTTTCGAGATCGTGGCCGGATTCCCGGAATACAAAAACACGCCGATCATCATCGGCGAATGCGATCCGGAGGGCCTGGCCGCTCAATCCTCGACCGTTCAGCCTGCCAATGGCTACCGCAACGGCAGCGCCTATGCGGCTTACGAGGCAGCGATGATGAAACACACCCTCGACCTGGCCGAGCGAACAGGCGTGAACGTGAAAGGCATCCTGACGTGGGCCTTTATGTTCGAGGGGAGAGACTATTTCGAGGGGTTCCGCACGCTGGCAACCAACGGCATCCACAAGCCGGTGCTCAATGTGTTTAAAACGCTGGGAATGCTCAAGGGGAAGCGTATCCGGCTGGCCAGCAGCGGCGCGTTGGGCGTGGATAAGATCATCGCGGAGAAAGTCATCGGGCAACCGGACATCGACGGCTTGGCCACGGCATCCGCCGATGCTGCGCAGATCATTCTCTGGAACTATCACGACGATGTCGCGGTTGCTCCCGCGGCGGCCATACGGATGTCGGTTCGTGCGCCGGATGCTTCCATCAAGCGTGCCCGAGTCACGCATTACCGGATCGACGAAACCCACAGCAACGCATACACCCGGTGGCTGCAGGCCGGCAGCCCCAAAGCACCGACTCCGGAACAACTCGCTGAATTTAAAAAGGCCGGACAGCTGGAGCTTTTTGAAGCGCCCAGAACCATCGAGCTGAAGAGCGGGCAGCTGCCGCTGGAATTTGAACTGCCGCGCCTGGGCGTTTCGTTCATCGAAACCAGATGGATTCGATGA
- a CDS encoding carboxypeptidase-like regulatory domain-containing protein: protein MSRWFFERSLFCITIGLIVLALTAPVWGQETRGRINITVLDPQEKVVPNAVLELVDLATNEIRNAVTTSAGTYTFPNLSVGKYKLTISSKGFRNTVYDEVTVAATKATDILAALQVGAPTEVITVEAATPVVETTAVAIGSTIDVKNIGSLPLQGRDIGQFTRYVPGYTGTWNGLPTAAQGNNIDGVISSTSRMKFGGNSQPSVSVRLENIEEMTVQTAQLDENQGFGAAAMQVNYTTKRGTNTWHGSFFEDLRNDWLNANTWSGNARGVPRARIKLNDFGGNVGGPVFKDKLFFFFSLATSRQPGTSTRGATVLNPAGQAGNYTYVGSDGQSHTVNVLQLAKAYDPTLSNTTNSVIAAQLALINSAIVGATSTPNTDLLTNAINWQTPNPDIRWFPTFRVDYSPVSKWRFSVTANQTKRSQPTSGAPLFPGQEFTDRAGGFKSNNISGSLGIDWTATNTMLNAFRLGYLYPYAQNGFTTYDWGAHPLDVTWPLVTSPMTYSYPIPTYYPVWTLADTLNWQKGKHALSFGFSAYREQDKYWNGAEPTWQNVGMDVGDPAVNALTNAGSYQPLPFSNTNQQGTARSLYALLTGRVSYMTGMYKYDKKSAQYIQKPLGHFDLNELAKAGGIFIQDAWHMLPNLTINAGFRWDFTAASTDLNGLYHSATLSSIWGPSGVGNLFKPGTLTGNMNPTIDEIANPYNSWYVTPQPSLGIAWSPKFGNSFLKKIFGEGNTVIRTSFSYRNYTVPYQYFWNNATDYGSFYYQFYTATARNSTAPGSFAPGSLFLGQPFPSFSYDPPSYQKSIPAGNFTFNNSSQGNGINGMDYNIRQPYTMSWTFGIQQRLGKSRALEVRYNGNRVVHQWLSLNVNEVNVFENGFLQDFKNAQKNLAINAANGTISFANLNPAGGTVALPILTAAFTGDRNGSQTSSEFRRASFITTLNTGSVGGMANVLTTYGTVPYFCNLVGSSFAPCARMGYTGAGAGYPINFFQANPYGSGIPVTVMTDPGYSNYNAMQVDFRQQYWHGLQFNANYTWSHGLGVDPGGTAGGNDWTGAYTTYTLRNLRESYGPTIDIRHVFNISGYVDLPFGSGKMFFNGKGPLDRVIGGWNVGTIMTYRSGSPGRITGGYTTFNNLADGGLNLNGITREDLQNAVGVFKTSANFVQMIDPKYRTVGVGANTQYITANTTPGTYVGAFYIYGPGSFECDMSLNKAVAITERSRLTFQAQFLNAFNHPIFRNPPSGGVRGSGWATTTGASNGPRVIEFRLAISF, encoded by the coding sequence ATGTCGCGCTGGTTTTTCGAAAGGAGTCTGTTCTGTATCACGATTGGGCTTATCGTTTTGGCTCTAACGGCGCCCGTGTGGGGACAGGAAACCCGCGGGCGAATCAATATCACCGTGCTTGACCCACAGGAGAAGGTGGTGCCGAATGCCGTGCTGGAGCTCGTCGATCTGGCGACGAACGAAATCCGTAATGCCGTGACCACGAGCGCAGGCACCTACACTTTTCCCAACCTGTCGGTTGGCAAGTACAAGCTGACGATTTCCAGCAAAGGTTTCCGGAATACAGTGTACGACGAGGTGACCGTCGCGGCGACCAAGGCCACCGATATCCTGGCGGCTTTGCAGGTCGGTGCGCCGACTGAGGTGATCACCGTCGAGGCCGCAACGCCGGTTGTGGAGACGACGGCCGTGGCCATTGGCTCGACCATTGATGTCAAAAACATCGGCTCCTTGCCTCTCCAGGGCCGCGACATTGGCCAGTTTACACGCTATGTTCCCGGGTATACGGGCACGTGGAATGGTCTGCCGACGGCCGCCCAGGGCAACAACATAGATGGCGTCATCAGCAGCACGAGCCGCATGAAGTTCGGCGGCAATTCCCAGCCGAGCGTCAGCGTCCGGCTGGAGAACATCGAGGAGATGACGGTGCAGACCGCCCAGCTCGACGAAAACCAGGGCTTCGGCGCGGCCGCCATGCAAGTCAACTATACAACCAAACGCGGGACCAACACGTGGCACGGCAGCTTCTTCGAGGATCTCCGCAACGATTGGCTGAACGCCAACACCTGGTCCGGCAATGCCCGCGGCGTCCCCAGGGCGAGGATCAAGCTGAACGATTTTGGCGGCAACGTCGGTGGTCCGGTCTTCAAGGACAAGCTGTTCTTCTTTTTCAGCCTCGCCACCTCGCGGCAGCCGGGCACTTCGACCCGAGGCGCCACTGTCCTGAATCCGGCCGGGCAGGCAGGAAATTATACCTACGTCGGTTCGGACGGGCAGAGCCATACCGTCAACGTGCTTCAATTAGCCAAAGCCTATGACCCCACGCTTTCGAACACCACGAACAGTGTGATAGCCGCTCAGCTGGCACTCATCAACAGTGCCATCGTCGGGGCGACAAGCACCCCCAACACCGACCTGCTCACGAATGCGATCAACTGGCAAACGCCGAATCCAGACATACGCTGGTTCCCGACGTTCCGCGTGGATTACTCCCCCGTTTCAAAATGGCGCTTCAGCGTGACCGCGAACCAGACCAAGAGGTCACAACCGACTTCCGGAGCTCCCCTTTTCCCGGGACAGGAGTTTACTGACAGGGCTGGTGGTTTTAAATCCAATAACATCTCCGGTTCGCTGGGGATTGACTGGACGGCAACGAATACGATGCTCAATGCCTTCCGGTTAGGCTACCTGTATCCGTATGCCCAGAATGGCTTTACCACCTACGATTGGGGTGCACATCCCTTAGACGTGACTTGGCCGTTGGTCACTTCGCCGATGACATATAGTTATCCGATCCCCACGTATTATCCCGTCTGGACCCTTGCCGATACGCTCAACTGGCAGAAGGGAAAGCACGCGCTCAGTTTTGGGTTCTCGGCTTATCGTGAGCAGGATAAATATTGGAATGGAGCGGAGCCTACGTGGCAGAACGTCGGGATGGATGTCGGAGATCCCGCTGTCAATGCCTTGACCAATGCGGGCAGCTACCAGCCATTGCCTTTTTCGAATACGAACCAACAGGGCACTGCGCGCAGCCTGTATGCGCTGCTGACCGGGCGCGTCTCCTACATGACGGGGATGTACAAGTACGACAAGAAAAGCGCTCAATACATCCAGAAGCCGTTGGGGCACTTCGATCTGAACGAACTCGCCAAGGCAGGGGGGATATTCATCCAGGACGCCTGGCACATGCTGCCGAATCTGACCATTAACGCCGGCTTCCGCTGGGATTTCACCGCGGCGAGCACAGACCTGAATGGATTGTATCACAGCGCCACCTTGTCCTCGATCTGGGGGCCTTCCGGCGTCGGCAATCTTTTCAAGCCCGGCACTCTCACCGGCAACATGAATCCGACGATCGATGAGATTGCGAATCCTTATAACAGCTGGTACGTCACGCCGCAGCCGTCATTGGGGATCGCCTGGAGCCCGAAGTTCGGGAACAGTTTCCTGAAAAAGATTTTCGGTGAGGGCAACACCGTAATCCGCACGAGCTTCTCGTATCGCAACTATACGGTACCGTACCAGTATTTCTGGAACAATGCGACCGATTACGGCTCGTTCTACTACCAATTCTATACGGCGACGGCACGGAACAGCACCGCGCCGGGAAGTTTTGCCCCGGGCAGTCTCTTCCTTGGGCAACCCTTCCCATCGTTTTCGTACGATCCGCCGTCCTATCAAAAGTCCATTCCCGCGGGAAATTTCACGTTCAACAACAGTTCCCAGGGGAACGGCATCAACGGGATGGATTACAACATCCGTCAGCCGTACACGATGAGCTGGACTTTTGGCATTCAGCAAAGGCTGGGTAAATCGCGTGCCCTTGAAGTCCGCTACAACGGAAACCGCGTCGTGCACCAGTGGCTGTCGTTAAACGTTAACGAGGTCAATGTGTTCGAGAACGGGTTCCTCCAGGATTTCAAGAACGCCCAGAAAAACCTGGCCATCAACGCCGCCAACGGCACTATCTCGTTCGCCAACCTCAATCCTGCTGGCGGCACGGTGGCTCTGCCGATCCTGACGGCGGCTTTCACGGGAGACCGGAACGGTTCGCAGACGAGCAGCGAGTTCAGGCGCGCTTCCTTCATCACAACCCTGAACACCGGCTCTGTCGGCGGGATGGCAAATGTGCTCACCACCTACGGCACGGTCCCGTACTTCTGCAACCTGGTGGGGTCCTCCTTCGCTCCCTGCGCCCGCATGGGATATACGGGGGCGGGTGCAGGCTACCCGATCAATTTCTTCCAGGCCAATCCGTACGGGTCGGGGATCCCGGTCACGGTGATGACGGATCCGGGCTATTCCAATTACAACGCCATGCAGGTTGATTTCCGCCAGCAGTACTGGCACGGCCTGCAGTTCAATGCCAATTACACCTGGAGCCACGGTCTGGGCGTAGACCCGGGGGGGACCGCTGGGGGGAACGACTGGACTGGCGCCTACACCACATATACCCTGCGTAATCTCCGGGAGAGCTATGGGCCAACAATAGACATTCGCCATGTCTTCAACATCTCCGGGTACGTGGACTTGCCCTTCGGGTCCGGGAAGATGTTCTTCAATGGAAAAGGCCCGCTTGACAGGGTCATCGGCGGCTGGAACGTCGGCACGATTATGACGTACCGGAGCGGATCCCCCGGCCGCATCACTGGCGGCTACACCACGTTCAACAACCTTGCCGATGGCGGCCTGAACCTCAACGGAATCACCAGGGAGGACCTCCAGAATGCCGTCGGAGTGTTTAAAACCAGCGCCAACTTTGTCCAGATGATCGATCCCAAGTACCGGACCGTAGGTGTCGGCGCCAATACGCAGTACATTACAGCCAACACCACGCCCGGCACATACGTCGGCGCGTTTTATATCTATGGCCCCGGCTCGTTCGAATGCGACATGAGCCTCAATAAGGCAGTTGCGATCACCGAACGGTCGCGGCTTACGTTCCAGGCGCAGTTCCTGAACGCTTTCAATCACCCGATCTTCCGAAACCCACCCAGCGGCGGCGTTCGTGGCAGCGGCTGGGCGACTACCACCGGCGCATCGAACGGTCCGCGGGTGATCGAATTCCGCCTGGCGATTTCGTTCTAG
- a CDS encoding CRTAC1 family protein, which produces MSNILRRVWVGLLVTTCAAMLLSGALPPAVVTFTDIAPTAGINFVHDNAWTPEKYLIESMGAGCAWIDYDQDGLMDLYLVNGAATKVYTPKQPLRSALYRNNGDGTFTDVTQSAGVGADGLFGMGVAVGDYDNDGFPDLFVLGYDRCILYHNNGNRTFTDVTARAKVQNRGLWASSAAWFDYDNDGRLDLIIANYVDWTPERNFYCGDQGPGMRAYCHPNVFHGQPAALYHNNGDGTFADASQSSGIGPKAANGLGVVTFDYNNDGWQDVFISNDAQPNHLFQNKGDGTFREVGYPAGTAVSGDGQMEAGMGVDAADTTNTGRLDIYITHLDMQLNRFYRNMGDESFTDATLSSKLGYDTYLVSGFGTRFLDYDNDGACDLFVANGHVMDNIQLYHPNTTYAEPKQMFRNVGRGKFENVSDRLGPDMQKPHVSRGCATGDFDNDGDLDILVSSCGGKPQLLRNDGGNTNHWLEIFLIGAKSNRDGVGARVKVTAGDLAVYDQRKGGMSYQSAQDPRLHFGLGEHAQVDAVEIVWPSGMISKLEKLKSDQIIAVKEGVGLVDRPFPRVQAK; this is translated from the coding sequence ATGTCCAACATTTTGCGGCGAGTCTGGGTCGGCCTTCTGGTAACTACCTGTGCTGCCATGCTTTTGAGCGGGGCCCTTCCACCCGCCGTGGTGACTTTCACCGACATCGCGCCTACTGCCGGTATCAACTTCGTGCACGACAACGCCTGGACACCCGAAAAGTATTTGATTGAAAGCATGGGCGCCGGCTGTGCGTGGATCGACTATGACCAGGACGGGTTGATGGACCTCTACCTGGTCAACGGCGCAGCCACCAAGGTTTACACCCCGAAACAGCCGCTGCGCAGCGCGCTCTATCGCAATAACGGCGATGGAACTTTCACCGATGTGACCCAATCCGCCGGCGTTGGAGCTGACGGATTGTTCGGCATGGGCGTGGCCGTCGGCGATTACGACAATGACGGCTTCCCCGACCTGTTTGTTCTCGGTTACGACCGCTGCATCCTATATCACAACAACGGCAATCGCACGTTTACCGACGTCACCGCGCGCGCCAAAGTCCAAAACCGCGGCCTCTGGGCCTCGAGCGCAGCCTGGTTCGATTACGACAACGACGGCCGCCTCGATCTGATCATCGCGAACTATGTCGACTGGACGCCCGAGCGCAACTTCTACTGCGGCGATCAGGGCCCCGGCATGCGCGCCTACTGTCATCCCAATGTGTTCCACGGCCAGCCGGCCGCGCTGTACCACAATAACGGGGACGGCACGTTCGCCGACGCGAGCCAGTCCTCGGGAATCGGTCCGAAGGCGGCGAACGGCCTGGGCGTGGTGACCTTTGACTACAACAACGACGGCTGGCAGGACGTATTCATCTCCAATGACGCTCAGCCCAACCACCTTTTTCAAAACAAGGGCGACGGCACGTTTCGCGAAGTCGGCTACCCTGCCGGGACGGCAGTGAGCGGCGATGGCCAGATGGAAGCAGGCATGGGGGTGGATGCAGCCGACACCACCAATACCGGCAGGCTGGACATCTACATCACCCATCTTGACATGCAGCTCAACCGCTTCTACCGGAATATGGGCGATGAGAGCTTCACAGATGCCACGTTGTCCTCCAAATTGGGCTATGACACCTACCTGGTGAGCGGATTCGGCACCCGCTTCCTTGACTACGACAACGACGGCGCATGCGATCTGTTCGTCGCCAACGGTCACGTGATGGACAACATTCAACTCTACCACCCGAATACGACCTACGCGGAGCCCAAGCAGATGTTCCGCAACGTAGGCCGCGGCAAGTTTGAGAACGTCAGCGATCGGCTGGGGCCGGACATGCAGAAGCCGCACGTGAGCCGCGGTTGCGCAACGGGTGATTTCGACAATGACGGCGACCTGGACATTCTCGTCAGCAGCTGCGGCGGAAAGCCCCAGCTCCTGCGCAACGATGGCGGCAACACAAATCACTGGCTGGAGATTTTCCTCATCGGAGCCAAATCAAACCGCGATGGCGTGGGCGCTCGTGTGAAAGTCACTGCCGGAGATCTCGCGGTGTATGATCAGAGGAAAGGCGGCATGAGTTACCAGTCGGCCCAGGACCCACGCCTGCACTTCGGATTGGGAGAGCATGCACAGGTTGACGCGGTCGAAATCGTTTGGCCCAGTGGGATGATCTCGAAGCTCGAAAAACTGAAAAGCGACCAGATCATCGCGGTCAAGGAAGGCGTGGGGCTGGTGGACCGTCCATTCCCGCGCGTTCAAGCAAAGTGA